Proteins encoded within one genomic window of Triticum aestivum cultivar Chinese Spring chromosome 2D, IWGSC CS RefSeq v2.1, whole genome shotgun sequence:
- the LOC123048626 gene encoding uncharacterized protein, whose amino-acid sequence MSSSCSSAAVVDEGNAKMAVRGWVGWEEEIVMEDNDGEECKVCYFLRSAPPQDGGKSERDLAVVGKYWEPGNIAYSADLQFLKSLQTALESGSPSARVVTVAMETTQLRWTSRKEVMDWLTSLVLDPPYGAFGFTCPDNHDGASKDTLSTLAAAGENKQGFTWICKLPHLDQHRKHYKSFCREGMRISVHDFVFIKSGGRESHVAYVEDMYEDSSAKNMVLVRWFEEPDGEHGVVLPPDLYRKEILFAYGLQDLRVQFVEGVAAVLNPQHFDMFNKISGGHSSWQPYVCSRQIEDDIVGPFDITQLQGYANQEIVKEIVAASSSTAVQAKPPNNKGKAEITGMAAENHAGSSGTVFGDKTMQKQKPPACNATPFSSSSIIGEKTMEKQKQKSPPCSATPSSYVIGDKTMEKQKQNPPPCSATTSSSVIVDETMDKQKQNQNQKEMPPPCSTTASSSVIVDKTMEKEKQEQKEMPPPCTATPQSVTNGQTVESSVIPCSVVNCQTTTLNQPPPSGTGTSNAAANDASTMVNPEKMFQPGCCLEALCQDSSMRGCWFKCVVLRRREKDNKVRVQYQDLSNSEDKGQLREWLKVARIAEPDHLGIRLTERPMLRPQLPTCYRKIESPVAVGVIVDVWLNGGWWEGIVLQQDNVGHVLVYLQGEGRLVEIKVDSLRKSFEWREEQWIPLDARKDVAAKITLDLKKQKGIQQSAMKKDGGSSSKQKAQKMGEQSRQTAATAALTAAELAAPSLGLLQPWEKGDDETANSTPPWKRFLDQGYSFKEKGLEEQAKKNKGPIDEAATPVTEEGDGMSRGDSSPYAKRCRVDPTNSDGLNGAKHKGKARKSSRAKKTGSLEGSNQGGTSGSASTRCAASVNTVPMEDICITSGEAPVVAMDKLEVIDLTMYD is encoded by the exons ATGAGTAGCTCGTGCTCTTCTGCAGCTGTGGTGGATGAGGGTAATGCGAAGATGGCAGTGAGGGGGTGGGTCGGGTGGGAGGAGGAGATCGTGATGGAGGACAATGACGGCGAGGAGTGCAAGGTGTGCTACTTCCTTCGCTCTGCACCGCCCCAGGATGGCGGTAAGAGCGAGAGGGATCTGGCGGTGGTGGGTAAGTATTGGGAACCTGGGAACATAGCCTACTCGGCAGACTTGCAGTTCCTGAAGTCCCTCCAGACGGCACTGGAGTCTGGGTCACCGTCCGCTAGGGTGGTGACGGTGGCGATGGAGACCACTCAACTCAGGTGGACGTCCAGGAAGGAGGTCATGGACTGGCTCACGTCGCTCGTCTTAG ATCCTCCGTATGGAGCCTTTGGATTCACTTGTCCCGACAACCATGATGGTGCATCTAAG GATACCCTCTCAACACTTGCTGCTGCTGGGGAGAACAAACAAGGGTTCACATGGATATGCAAACTGCCCCATCTTGATCAACATCGGAAGCATTACAAATCCTTTTGCCGAGAGGGAATGAGAATTTCG GTTCATGATTTTGTGTTCATCAAGAGTGGAGGGAGAGAGAGCCATGTTGCCTATGTGGAAGACATGTATGAAGATAGTAGCGCCAAGAACATGGTGCTGGTACGATGGTTTGAGGAACCTGATGGTGAACATGGTGTTGTATTGCCCCCTGATCTTTATCGCAAGGAGATCTTGTTTGCCTATGGGCTGCAAGATCTGAGGGTTCAATTTGTGGAGGGAGTGGCCGCGGTCCTGAATCCACAACACTTTGACATGTTCAACAAAATAAGTGGAGGGCACAGCAGCTGGCAGCCCTATGTATGCAGTCGGCAGATCGAAGATGACATTGTCGGACCCTTTGACATCACGCAGCTGCAAGGATATGCAAACCAGGAGATCGTAAAGGAAATTGTTGCCGCATCCTCGTCCACGGCGGTGCAGGCCAAGCCACCCAATAACAAAGGTAAAGCTGAAATTACTGGCATGGCTGCCGAGAACCATGCTGGTTCTTCTGGCACTGTCTTCGGTGACAAAACCATGCAGAAGCAGAAGCCACCTGCATGCAATGCAACTCCTTTCAGTTCCAGCTCTATTATCGGTGAAAAAACCATGGAGAAGCAGAAGCAGAAATCTCCTCCATGCAGTGCAACTCCTTCCAGCTATGTTATTGGTGACAAGACCATGGAGAAGCAGAAGCAGAACCCCCCTCCATGTAGCGCAACTACTTCCAGCTCCGTTATCGTTGACGAAACCATGGATAAGCAGAAACAGAATCAGAATCAGAAGGAGATGCCCCCTCCATGTAGCACAACTGCTTCCAGCTCTGTTATCGTTGATAAAACCATGGAGAAGGAAAAGCAGGAGCAGAAGGAGATGCCCCCTCCATGCACTGCAACTCCACAAAGTGTCACCAATGGCCAGACCGTTGAAAGCAGTGTCATTCCTTGCAGCGTGGTGAACTGTCAGACCACCACGCTGAATCAGCCGCCGCCAAGTGGTACTGGTACTAGTAATGCGGCAGCCAATGATGCATCAACCATGGTGAACCCTGAGAAGATGTTCCAGCCTGGCTGCTGTCTTGAAGCCCTGTGCCAAGACAGCAGCATGAGGGGCTGTTGGTTCAAATGTGTGGTACTCAGGAGGAGGGAGAAAGATAACAAGGTCAGGGTGCAGTACCAAGACCTTTCGAATTCCGAGGATAAAGGACAACTCAGG GAATGGCTCAAAGTTGCAAGAATTGCGGAACCTGACCACCTAGGCATACGCCTTACTGAAAGGCCCATGCTCCGCCCACAGCTCCCAACATGCTACAGGAAGATCGAGTCTCCGGTGGCTGTCGGGGTCATCGTCGATGTGTGGCTAAATGGCGGATGGTGGGAGGGGATCGTGCTGCAGCAGGACAATGTTGGTCATGTCCTAGTTTATCTCCAAG GGGAGGGGAGACTTGTGGAGATCAAAGTAGACTCTCTGCGAAAGTCATTTGAGTGGCGTGAGGAGCAATGGATACCTCTAGATGCAAGAAAAGATGTTGCAGCCAAGATAACCCTTGACCTGAAGAAGCAGAAGGGCATCCAGCAATCTGCaatgaagaaggatggtgggagcTCTTCCAAACAGAAGGCTCAGAAGATGGGTGAGCAATCTAGGCAGACGGCGGCGACCGCAGCACTCACAGCCGCAGAGCTAGCCGCACCAAGCCTAGGACTGTTGCAGCCTTGGGAGAAAGGTGATGATGAAACTGCAAACTCTACTCCTCCATGGAAGAGGTTCCTGGACCAGGGCTACTCTTTCAAGGAAAAAGGACTGGAGGAGCAGGCTAAAAAGAACAAGGGTCCTATTGATGAAGCTGCAACGCCAGTTACAGAGGAGGGAGATGGCATGTCCCGCGGTGATAGCTCACCTTATGCCAAGCGGTGCCGGGTTGATCCTACAAACTCTGATGGCCTGAATGGCGCTAAACACAAGGGCAAGGCTAGAAAATCTTCTCGCGCAAAGAAAACAGGGTCTTTGGAGGGCAGTAACCAGGGAGGCACCAGTGGCTCTGCCTCTACTAGATGCGCTGCGTCGGTGAACACGGTGCCTATGGAGGATATATGTATAACAAGTGGAGAGGCTCCTGTCGTCGCTATGGACAAATTGGAGGTGATCGACCTGACCATGTACGACTGA